One Synechocystis sp. LKSZ1 genomic window, GGAAATCCAGCCTGACCTCATTATTTGTGATATTAATATGCCGGTGATGGACGGCTACGAAGTCCTAGAAAGTTTGCAGAATATGCCGGAAACCAGCCTAATTCCCTTTATTTTCCTCACCGCCAGATCCGATCTCCAAGAATTGCGCCAGGGGATGGAACTGGGGGCCGATGACTACCTCATCAAACCCTTGAATATTCAAGACCTTCTGGTGTCTGTTCGTACACGCCTACTTAAGCACCAACGATTTGTGGAGCAAATTCAGCAAGTGGAAGAATTGTCCCAAGCCATTCAATCCCAAGTTAAAGAAACGGAATCTCATGTCCAAGAACAGGAACACTTACTCCAAGTCAAGGATAAATTGCTTAGCAAAATTCTTGAAAATTTGAGCGACTCGGTGAGTAATATTCATTTAATTGCAACCATGCTCAAAAAGGATACGGCTTCAGTGAATCAGTCCAAATATATTAGCATCCTGGAAAGTGAGGCTAATCGGCAGTTAAAACTCCTCAATGACGTGATTAAACTCCAGGGCCTCCTCAAACCAGAAAATGTGGATATCCTCAAGCGCTACGATCTCTTGAACTAATATTCCTGTTTGCTTAACAAAACTATACAATGGGAGCCATTGCCATCCTTGTCCCTAATCCCTCCATGACCTTTTATTCCCAACCCAGCAAACCCCTCTGGTCGTCCTTGATCTTGATTGCTCCCTTTTTCCTGTGGGGAACGGCCATGGTGGCCATGAAAGGAGTCATGCCCGATACGAATCCTCTCTTTGTGGCTAGTATTCGCCTCATTCCGGCCGGATTGTTGGTCTTACTGGTGGCCCAGGCCCTGGGACGGCCTCAACCCCAAACTTGGCAGGGATGGGCCTGGATTGGCCTATTTGCGCTAGTGGATGCTAGTCTGTTTCAAGGCTTTTTGGCCGAGGGCCTGGCTCGGACGGGGGCCGGTTTAGGCTCGGTGATCATTGACTCCCAACCCATTGCCGTGGCCCTGCTCTCCCGTTGGTTGTTTCACGAAGTTATCGGCTTCTGGGGTTGGCTGGGCTTAGGCGTCGGGATTATGGGGATTAGTTTGATCGGTCTCCCTGATGAATGGTTTTATCAGCTTTGGCAACTCCAGGCCCTGCAGATTAGCTGGAGTTGGCAGGGCCTGTTCCAGAGTGGCGAGGCCCTAATGCTCTTGGCCTCCCTTTCCATGGCGGTGGGCACAGTACTGATCCCCTTCATTAGTCGTCGGGTTGATCCGGTAGTGGCGACGGGCTGGCATATGATCCTGGGGGGCCTTCCCCTCCTGGGTTTATCGTTACTTACAGAAAGTCAATCCTGGCAAGGCATTCATATCGCGGGTTGGTTCAATTTGGCCTATGCCACGGTCTTTGGCAGTGCCCTGGCCTACGGTATTTTCTTTTGGTTGGCGGCCAAGGGCAATCTCACCAGTCTGAGTGCCCTCACCTTTCTAACACCCGTCTTTGCCTTGGGTTTTGGTAATCTGGTTCTGGCAGAGGTCTTGAGTTCTTTGCAGTGGCTAGGGGTGGGTCTCACTCTCGTTAGTATTTACTTAATCAATCAACGGGAATTTTTGAAAACTCGGTTCTCTGCTTGGCAGAATGTCGGCCATCCCGTTACAAAGCCCTAAGGCTCTCTGAGTTGTGACTGGTAAGCAAGGGGAGATTTGACCAAGCAACGGTCAGCAAGGACAATAGGGGCAACCCGATTCTTTTTCCCCCATGACGAATCTGCCCCTCGATAATTCAGGCCCTTGGGAAACGCCCCCACCGAGTTGGAAACAATACTTTAGCTTCAGCACTGACCATAAAGTGATTGGCATTCAGTATCTACTGATGGCCTTTTGCTTTTTCTTGGTTGGCGGCCTGTTGGCCATGATTGTGCGGGCGGAGTTGTTAACCCCTCAATTGGATGTGGTAGACCGCAGTCTTTACAATGGCCTGTTCACGATGCACGGTACGGTGATGATTTTCCTCTGGATTTTGCCGGCTAACGTGGGCCTGGCTAATTATTTAGTGCCGTTGATGATCGGGGCGAAGGACATGGCCTTTCCGGTGCTCAACGCCATTGCCTTTTGGCTGATGCCCGTGGCTGGAACCCTGCTGATGCTTAGCTTTTTTCTACCCAGTGGTACAGCCCAGGCCGGTTGGTGGTCCTATCCGCCGGTGAGTATCCAGAATCCCTCGGGCCATTTGATTAACGGTGAATTTATCTGGCTGGTGGCGGTGGCCATTTCTGGAGCCTCTTCGATCATGGGGGGCGTTAATTTTGTGACCACCATCTTCCAACTGCGGGCCCCCGGCATGGGTTGGCTCAAGATGCCGGTCTATGTTTGGACAATTCTCAGCGCCCAACTCCTACAATTATTTTGCCTACCGGCCCTGACGGGAGCGGCGATTATGCTACTCTTTGACCTTTCCTTTGGGACGGATTTCTTTTCTCCCTTCAATAATGGCGATCCGATCATCTATCAGCATCTCTTTTGGTTCTATTCCCATCCGGCGGTTTATGTGATGGCCCTGCCGGCCTTTGGGGTATTTTCAGAAATTCTGCCGGCCTTTGCCCGAAAACCGCTGTTTGGCTACAAAACCGTCGCGATTTCTTCAATTCTCATTGCTGGCCAAGGCACTTTCGTCTGGGTACACCATATGTTTACCAGTGCCACCCCCAGTTGGATGCGGATGTTCTTTATGGCCAGTACCATGCTGATCGCCGTGCCAACGGGGATTAAGGTATTAGCCTGGACGGCAACGGTGTGGCGAGGGAGTCTGCGGCTAACAACCCCCATGCTGTTTTGTCTCGGGGCCATTGCCATGTTTCTGTTTGCGGGGATTACGGGCATTATGCTGGCTTCAGCCCCTTTTGATCTCCACGTCAACAATACCTATTTTG contains:
- a CDS encoding response regulator, which gives rise to MHSPDTAIEKILIIEDEPDIRANLQEILEISQYKVTTASNGAEGVTLAKEIQPDLIICDINMPVMDGYEVLESLQNMPETSLIPFIFLTARSDLQELRQGMELGADDYLIKPLNIQDLLVSVRTRLLKHQRFVEQIQQVEELSQAIQSQVKETESHVQEQEHLLQVKDKLLSKILENLSDSVSNIHLIATMLKKDTASVNQSKYISILESEANRQLKLLNDVIKLQGLLKPENVDILKRYDLLN
- a CDS encoding DMT family transporter encodes the protein MTFYSQPSKPLWSSLILIAPFFLWGTAMVAMKGVMPDTNPLFVASIRLIPAGLLVLLVAQALGRPQPQTWQGWAWIGLFALVDASLFQGFLAEGLARTGAGLGSVIIDSQPIAVALLSRWLFHEVIGFWGWLGLGVGIMGISLIGLPDEWFYQLWQLQALQISWSWQGLFQSGEALMLLASLSMAVGTVLIPFISRRVDPVVATGWHMILGGLPLLGLSLLTESQSWQGIHIAGWFNLAYATVFGSALAYGIFFWLAAKGNLTSLSALTFLTPVFALGFGNLVLAEVLSSLQWLGVGLTLVSIYLINQREFLKTRFSAWQNVGHPVTKP
- a CDS encoding cbb3-type cytochrome c oxidase subunit I — translated: MTNLPLDNSGPWETPPPSWKQYFSFSTDHKVIGIQYLLMAFCFFLVGGLLAMIVRAELLTPQLDVVDRSLYNGLFTMHGTVMIFLWILPANVGLANYLVPLMIGAKDMAFPVLNAIAFWLMPVAGTLLMLSFFLPSGTAQAGWWSYPPVSIQNPSGHLINGEFIWLVAVAISGASSIMGGVNFVTTIFQLRAPGMGWLKMPVYVWTILSAQLLQLFCLPALTGAAIMLLFDLSFGTDFFSPFNNGDPIIYQHLFWFYSHPAVYVMALPAFGVFSEILPAFARKPLFGYKTVAISSILIAGQGTFVWVHHMFTSATPSWMRMFFMASTMLIAVPTGIKVLAWTATVWRGSLRLTTPMLFCLGAIAMFLFAGITGIMLASAPFDLHVNNTYFVVGHFHYVVFGTVTMALYAGIYFWFPKMTGRTYSEAWGKLHFVLTFIGANLNFFPMHPIGLQGMLRRVASYDPQYTTWNVIASLGAFLLGMSVLPFIANMITSAYLGKKIGENPWQATGLEWTTSSPPPVENFETIPTVTEEPYGYGQRTMAAN